The region CCCATTAATGCCCTGAACACACATGCAAGCAAGCACACATATATCCAGGTGCTTCCACCCTGGCTGTAGTCTTTGCTACGTGTCTACAACAGAGACAGACAGAGGAACAGAAGCTAGACCatggtttcattttattttaacatgTCACTACTGACACACATTAGCCAAGCTATCCTAAATAATCCCCTAGATATCTAGGGAATCTAAAATCCTGTAAGATCGTATTAGCCCAAAAGACCACCATTAACAGCCTTAATTTTAGTGTTTATGTAGTAAAGTCTACCAAGTCTGACATTCTGCTTTCACTCTGTCAAACTAATGTGTGCTTTAGTGACAATATCCATTTACAGATCAATAATACATCATACACCATCCCCAGATTTATCTCTGAAAAGTGCTAAATGGAATCAATGAACCGTCTATTTACAATTTCAAATCCTAATATATTTACAATAGAAAGCAAAAGTATTTAAAACCCTTAAATATAGTGTTTAACTCTGCTATATTAGTTTGCATGAACACAGCTTACCTCTGGCATCATATTTCCAATGCTAATATTTCTGCCAGTAATTTAAGGTTTGTTTAAAAAACTGCTATtcctggagggggaaaaaaaaaaaaagaaccaaaaaacttaaaaaccaacccaaaacctccaGGCGTTTCGGAGCCCTGAGGAGTTACCCACCCTAGACAGTCTTCAGGTAGAAGTACTGCAGTATTCAAGAGAGACTTCCAACTCCAGGCAAGCCTTTAAAACCTAATGCATATGTAAAACATTACGAGTCAGTAATCCACTGAACAGGTTTACTGGAGTCACTGCTACCATTCAGATTTTACTAATCTGTAGTCaagaaggaagctgctgctttgctgtttctcCCTCTATTACGTTCCCTTCACCCACAGAAAGTGTTTCGTGCACCATTGTCCGAGACAGCTAGGTCGGCATCGTCTTGTCTTCTTTGCTGAAAGGCTGAACAGAGCCAGGCTTTACCCATGACAGGCCAGAAACTTGCGTGCTTTTGCAGTGCTGATCTTCTGGTTTCTTCTAGGCAGAAGAAAGTTGAAGTTAGAACTATCAGATACCACAAACCCCTTCAGTCCCTCCCCGTCCATTTTACTTTTGGCAACAACAAGCACAAAAGCAACATTTTCCCCCTCAGAGAACAGTAAAAAGGCTACTGGTTCAATTTCTGGGAGTGTGTGTGGCATCTGCAGAACTACCCTGATCTTACAGCAGGGTTTTAATGACTTGGTTCACATACTGCTGCCCTGCACCGTATCAACCACAAAGATTAAAAGATACTCTTTGAGTAGTGCCTTCTGCTTGAAGGCCATGGCCCAGCACCACTGCTACTGGCCACATTTCTTGGTTCCACAGGAAGACCTGTCAATCCAAATCCAAACATTTCTTTCATTAACCTGACATTATAACAGCTGCTCACCAACTTGTAATGCTGGGCCTCCTGTGGAGGAGTACTCCACTTTCTAAGGGCTTCTGAATGCAAATTAACACAGCAAAGTAGCAACTGCTACCTTTGCTATAATACCCTGGAGTCTCTCAATGCTGTCCAATGATGGTCCCTCCATAAGCATTCATCATGGCTTGCCCAGTAATTATTTCTAGCAAACATGATGCAACACACACCTGAGACCGTCTATTGCAATTAAGAAgacaaaataaccccaaaaaaGCATGAAGCTAATGGAGAAAGATGCAATTTCAAGTATCAGTAGATTTGTAATCCAGCAGGACAAAGAAACAGACTAGCTAGCAGATTTTTTGTATACCAGGAAGTAGCCTTGCCTCCACACTGCTACAGGCTCATCTGTACGCCAGCTACCAACCTGGAATGATGCATCAAGTTCTAGAAAGCAATACTTAAGTGAGTAGCTTTTGTCATGCTATGGGAAGCCTTTTGCCTGGCTAAGTAAATTACATCAGCAAGAAAACTGAACCTGCActgttccttccctccccaTGCTGCGGATACAAGGTGACACCGTGGGACAGAATTGCTGGAACTCAGACAGCAGCAAACAGGAGGGATCTCTTCAGCTCaagcctggcagaggggcaCCTGCCTATCACATGCTGTACTCAGGATATCCACTAGTAAAAGCCATGTGCCCTGCAGGGAACTGGGACATCATAGCCTTTCCTGGGCTACAGTGCAGGGATGGCCAAGTTGTTTTCCAACGCACAGGAATAACATGGGTAATCAAAAAGGATCCAGGGGTGCAGAAGAAAGTAAAGACAAGATACAGGATTAGGAAAGTTCCTTTTACAGAGAGACAAGAGAACATTCTCAGCTACAATGACGTTTTGGAACAAACCACCCAAAAGGCACAGAAATTGGGCCATTCCTGCTATCAACAAACTACTCCAGCAACTGAAATACTGCACACACGACAGTCACTGAAGATGTTTGCTTTCATTGTGAGAGCATGCATCtccaaagaaaaaggaggaaggaaaagttaTTGTTTGCTATCAGTATCAGAGGCAACATCACATCCCTTCCACTTCAAGTACCTCAActtgttcttttcctttgggAGTTTGATACAAAGGATGAGAgaataataatatataaaaggaaggaggagggagaaaaaaaaaaaaaaaaaaaagagtcaaaaGTACTTAAGTTTCTGTAAGAAGATAAGGATTCAGAACCCAATCAACATATTTTCCTGTGTATTCTCAAGCTGGATAAAGGCCACCTCATCTCAAGCCCTGCTGTGACTCTGGCAGTTAGGAACATTGCTACACTGACTCTACAGGGAGCATACTGTGTTAAAATCAATGTAAAAAACTTATTCATACCAGATGACATGCAAGAACATGAAGCTAAAGCTGGCAGCACGCAAGATTGTGGTTTGGACTGGCaaaaaatattatatttttttcaactACAAGAAAATCAGGAAACCACACCATAGCACTAGTGCAAGGAGCCAAAAATCAGCAACTTGCCAGTCCAGCAAAGATACCAGCCACCACTTCAGAATCCCTAAGCACTGCAAGTGAATTGTCAAGTCACTCAGTGCAGACTCAGAATTGCTGTGTGCCAGCTCATCAAGcgcaaagaaataattaaaaataaaataaaaccccctgaacaaacaaaaaaccaccacccaccccacagGATGTTTCTCAGGCAGAAGCTGTATGAACCAACACATTCTTTCTATGTCAGGAGTACTTTGTGATAGAACTCTTAGCACCCTTCAATTAGTTGATGTCATCTAATTAGAAATCAGTGGCACTAGAGATGAAAACAAGGTATTCTGTTTGTGTCACTTCAAAAAGTTCTGAATGAGAAGAAGGCCCTAAAGCTTTTATTCAGTAATGAGGAATCTCTCAGCAGAAGAGAACAAAAAGTTGAGGACTGTCAGAAGTGATAACAACCacaacaaatgcaaaacaaGCTAACAGGCAGTTAGAAAAGCTCTTTCCCCTcgctaaacaaacaaacaataatcTGCCAAGTGTGCCAACAATTTTACTGAAAAACCTTTCTAGCTGGCTAAACAACGAATTGCTTAACATACTGAAGTTAGAACAGTGACAACCATTTAGTAGGAGACAGTTTCAGCATGCCTGCtggtccaaaggagggctgaAGAAAGCTCTGTCTAGTACAGGTGCGTTGCAGAGAACCTTTCATCCCTTATCAGGCAATAAACCCTTACTGCAGTGAGAATCTGGACTTCGTGCATACCTTTTGAGTCAACATCTTCTCTCTAGCTTCATCATGTATAGCTGGATTCCATGGAGAAAAACTACGGAGAAAATATAGTTCTCTCTTACTTTGTACTTTTGCAAACTATGGCATAGgcagcagaaaacagcaatTTTCCTTGGTTTAGTTTGTTGAATTTCAAGTAAACAAGTCTGAGTTTTTCGTAGAACTAAATTCAATTTTGGTTCAACAAGAAATCCTTAGGGtttacatttttgtttgcaATGAGAACTTAAAATTCAGCAGGTGCTACATGAAACACTACTCTCATTCATCACAGAGCTGACTGCACCATCCTCCAAGCAGTTAagcttaaaatatttgaaaattatGACCAAAGCTATAGTTATGCAAGCTGAGTTCAAGAAAGTCCAAAAGCAATATTTATTCATGGGTATCTCTtcttgagggagctggggtgtttTAGGGTTTGCTTGGGGGGATAGGGGGTATTGAGATTTTGGTTGCATAGTGAAAAAACAGGAAACAACTGTCTAATTATATTTAAGATTCACTTAATagtaaacaaaaggaaacaaggGTAGGAATATTCAAAGTGTAATTGTATATTGCTGTTAATTGTAAAAGGGAAACAACGCAACACCAAAGATGGCTTATGAAACATTAAAACATGGTGAATTTGGTCAGGGTACTTACATTATTGCATAGGGATCCTCTATTTTGGGCTGATCAAATAAATGACTGCTGCATAGTTTGACACTGTCCACAACTTTACTTTTGAATAGCTGAATATCTTTTTCATACCTGCAAGGGAGAAATaagttaattaaaataaataaacttatTAATTTAATAAGTTTAAATAATAAGCAATTCCAAGGAAGCACACGTTTGTTCTAGAAGCACATACTTGGCAAAGCCTCTACTTTAGTTTCTGGCACAACCAATTCTGGAGGCAGACACCATATACTGATAAACAATTTTACAAACCTTGTTTCTGCAAGTCTATGCAAAGATCTCTGAAGAGACCACGTGTGTTCACATGGAAGATACTTACAGCACTGCAGCCTCCGGGTTCAGAGGACTAGTTGTATCAATCTTGTAGAAGACTCTGCGAGCATACATTAACACTTGCCATATGTGATTATGATTTCGcctaaaaagaacaaaacacgatgaaaaaaagaacaaacttcTTTCAAGTTATACACCAATATGTTACCACTAACCTCCATTTTGCAAATGCTCTTTTCACATCCAGTTCACCAGATAAAGGATCTACTAGTGGGTGGAAGACAGGTACATCAAAAACCAAGCGCtgcattagaagaaaataaattcattaTGACAGCTTCAATCCTAATGCTAGAACAGCTGGGTGAAGGTCAGTCAGATCTTGCTTCCAAATACTAATTAATTGTTACTGTTTTGAAAGAAAGCAATCAACTGTGAAACTGTAACCCAACACACCCATGTTACATGCAGGGTCTTGCCCTCTTTCACATGCTTATCACCAAACCAGGAAGCTAATCCAGCTAACTGCACAGGCACTAGTGCAGCATAGGTAATAATATCAGAGAAGATCAGATTAAAAGAGTTTTTCTGGTTTAGCTATTTGTAACCAAAAGCTTTTTACATACTTGAGCTACAATTAGTGCTAGTTTTATTGTACACATTAGTTGTGCAGTGACATCACAGCATCTTCAGTTTTGTACAGCTCTGCTGTTTGGGAATTCTACCAAAAGAAAATTTAGTTTCAACAGGAAGGTTTTAAAGCCCTATTCTAGCAAGAGAATGATAGTTGTATGAGAGATATTGAAGTCTAACCTTTGAAACTGTTTCCTGCTAGTTCTGTAATGTTAAGGATGATAGCTTCACACAAAACTTGACACCAAGCAGGCATCTTCCTGACACAGCAATTTTTTCCCAGCTACAGCAGCTACATACACCTGTCCTCCAGTCCTCCTCTTAAAGAAatctggccaagaaggcctgctgctctgcagagtcaGCCTGCTACAAGATTTTTATAATGTGGATATTTCTTcctatggagaagaggagaaagcagagacGGAAGGTAACACGATACTATCTCCTTCTCCCTTTGTTTCACCAACATTCTCCCAAAatcctttcatttctttgttttaatgtCATTtagaaaagagggaagaaatcCTGCAGTATTACAGCAAGCACAACACATGCATGAATTTTTAAGTTCCATTATATCACTACTCAGAAATTGCCTATTTCTTTATGTGTTTCAGCATTACCTTGCCAAGGAAGTAGCAGATCAAGAGTTGAGGTAAAGAACTGGTTGATTAATGCTCTAATGGATCTAACCTCAGGAACCTCACTCTACACCAGCCTTAGTAGTGACAGTAATACCATTCCTCCACAGATATTAGAAACTATGAACAAGAGATCACAAATGAACCCAGACAACTGAACAAAACTAGTTCAAGGAAACGAGAAGACAACTAGTATATTAGCTTTAACAAAAAGTCACACTTAAAACACCAGAACACAAGAAAAATCCAAGGTGCACACAAGCACTTACTGGGCAGTCTCCATCTGGGTAATTATCAGGAATATAGACAGTAAATTTAAACACACCATCCTGGTAGAGCCCATGTCTGATGAATATTACACCAAACCACACTGCAAATGAGAAAGTTTGCTTGAGTGAAAGAAtttaaaagtggaaaaaaatatattttagaaaTGTTAAAAGTTATGTTTAAACTTACTTAATGCTGATCGGTAAGATGGCTGCACATAGACACCAGGCAACTTCTGCTTTACAACCATGGTGCTGCAATCAGAATCAGTATTGAGAACATCTCCACAACTACACTGGACCTACAGCAAGATGACAACACTAAACCCAGAACGTAACATACAACCAACAGCTTAACAGGGGACTTCCTCCACAAGCTTATGCTGCCCAAGAGCAGACTCcttgcaggaggaggtggcagaaaACTGGTGAAACCATACTCTTTCACTCTTGCTTTTCCTACCCCTCTACAGAAAGGGTTAATAACAGGAAACAATTTCTCCTGATAGAAGTGCAAgttgaaaagcagaaacaaattcTTTCCCCACTAGATGTATTTAATACATGTCAGCAATGAAATTTCCACTTTTCTACTGAATCCCTAGAAACCTGGATCAAGCAATTTCAGGCATCCCATTAAGCAGACAAACCAAATAATTTTCCCAAACTTGCACTTATTAGCCATTTCACTTCTTGTGATGATAATCCAGTCATGATCTTCAGTCATCAGTGACCAGTGCATTATGAAAAGAGTTTCTACTGCTCCCTCTGGCTTTTAGGAGAGGCCATTTGATAATCAACAACACTAACAGGGCAAAATACGCCTTGTTTTCACAACCAAGGAGCAATCTAAGTTAGCAAGTTTAACCAGCTGTACTTGGACGGTGTGCAGATTCTACTGAGCACTATAAATGATAAACCAAATTATTCACTCGATAGGTTTTCTAGCTGAGTCCATTAAATTGAACTCCACATGCTTGCACAAATAAACAATTATCTTAAAGCAAAATACTACAAGTTCTTTGCTTGCTATTTCATAAAATTCATTATTATTTCCCTAAGAATTAATCTGTTATATTAGAAGACCTTACATTACGATGGCAATATATTTTTGCATggtgcagaagaaaaatatcttttttgaATTAAGAAGTCGGGTCAATTCCATGGGAAAAAAGATAATGTTCTGAAGAGTTTTCAATTTCAGTTTAACAGCTAAACACAAAAACTGAGTGTTGCATAAGGACTCTAGGGATTTCATTCCAAAAGGCACTACATACTTGAGAATCCAGTATGTCTATTACAGAGGAAGTCCCTTCAACCCTGTAGCACAAAACACTTCATGTAATTTTATGCAAGTAGAAAATTTTGCAGACAAATAAGAGACCTGTACGCTCCCAGAGCAGTCACTTGAGTGAATTGCATGCAGCTGGTCCAAAGAAAGCTACTCAAATTGCACCAACTCTTCCCTTTTTAGTTTTGTGTTAAATATCActgaaagacaggaaagaaCAGAGCCTTCCCAATATTCATTTAATAAGCCACATCAGGCAGAATTCAAGTGTTCCAGGTAACAACTGAAGGAAGCTCCAACATCCCCTGATGAAGTTAGCACCATCAGACAGTACCATACATTAATAATCATCGTCCCACTAGACATCTGCTTTCTTCTATTTTAATACTTGTCTCAAAAAATTGGTATTTTTGACCAAAAAAGCTTTTGAAGATAACTAGTCAGGATTCCTAAACCCACAATGTGTTTAATTCAAAACTGACAAATACAGGAATTCACATCCCTCAAAATctcatctcattttcttttccccttctacCCCAAGAGACTGAGACTGACGCTCCAGAATTTTGTGAAACTTAGGTTTTACTGTCTTCTTCAAGGACTATGGCAGAGACAGCAGGCAAGAACTAGATCCTTGCATGATTTTTTCCCACTGAATTTCATTAGCCTAGTGACCTAGAAAAGACCCAGAAGAGTGAAAACTTACAATTCTGCAAGGAGGGAATACTCCAAATAAAAAGGCCCATAAGAAGCATGTGTTCCATTGGTTGACTGGGATGAGGCGGCAGGTGAAGCAGGTTTGGTTATTGGCACAGTGTTCTTTGGAATAGAAGGCAACTGTTTCTTTGAAGAGGCTCGCAGAGGACTGGTACGCACCTCTCCACTCAGAGTTTTCTCTTCAGCGTCAGGTCTCTGTTAGATTAATAGAGAACCAGGAGTTTACAGGCTGGATTTCATAAACACTTAGCATATTCAACACAGGTTTCAGCTCAGCCTCCCTAATTTCAAGTTTGGCCAATGAAACATTACCCTTGGTTTCAGCGTTCTATTGTATGGGAGTAGAGAGGTAGTGGCATTGtgtctttgggttttgtttttaaacagacTTTTATTTGATCAGACCTAGCCTACAAGTACCAAAGTAAGCAATGATGGATAGAAAATCTGCAGATTAGGACAAACGCTTAGGGAGGCTTATATTTATTTAGAAACTGGAACCAGATAATCTATAACATCAGCTTAGAAGTTAGTCTATTTCTAGCACACACTGCATCAAGATAAATCATTTCTACTGACAAGGATCCTTGCGCTGTAGACTTCAAAGAGTCTTTAAAAGTAGTGTAGTAAAGCTGAGACAGAATGAGAACCTTTTACAGAAAAACTCATGTATTTCATTTCCTGCCCGTCCTTCAGACACCAACATCCCCCTCAGAACTGATCATATAGCCCATTACACTGTAAGAGAATCAACGTTTGACAGTGACACAAAGTTTAAATAGCTCAGCTGTAGCAACCTTTTTATGCCTATGTCATCTTCTactaaaaatgacaaaaaaaccaaaaccaaaacaaatcactACAAAACAACCAGCAAACAACTTTTTCTACTTAATTGATCACTAAGACATGATCTCAGAGTTGTTTTTATGCACTTGAGACTTGGACTAGTAACAATACCTAAGTCACAAGCCTCATCAACAAAGTTATGTAAGCACAGAACACCTGAGAAGTGAATAACCCTACAACTGTCATGCTTTTATCATTGCTATCATTGGAAGTAGCAATAGCATTATGGGGAGACAGTTTTGTCCACACTCTCTGCACACGCAGCACTTGACTAAGACAGCAAACAAATGTCCtaagaaataaatgtttcaaTCGTTTGAACAAGTTTGTTTCATCCTTCCTACTTAAAGATGCTTCGGATAAGAGAGAATGGCAAACTCTGTATTAGATTCCATACATAGGCATGTTCCAGTTAATGCAGCTCAAAGCTTACACTTCTATTAAAAAAGATGATCACAATCCTTGGGATAAAACATGCACTCCAATTGTACTTGTAGATCACCTGACAGTCTTGTCCAGAACCGTTGCCACCCTACAATACATGCTAACATCTTGAAGCATCCATTTGTCATATACCTTGCGCACAGAACTTGTAGACATGCTCCAGAAAGGGTTCATAACGTGTATTCCAAACAAGGGACAAACTTCTCAGTGTTTTCAGCGTGTCTTCAGGCCTCTCTGTTTTATACCCTAAAAAGATGCAGAGTTAGTATGCATTCTTCACATTAATAACTCAACATATAAACAAGACTCAGATCCAACTCTGCAGCCAGCTTTCTATTTTTGTAAGTTCACAAGTAAAATTCCAAAGCTCTATTGGATATTAGACTCTAATATAACAATACAGCTACCTGTGAAAGAATTTCTGCCTGTGAATCCCTGTCTTCTTTCTGCGAGAAAGACACTCCAGATTCTGACTTCTGTGTTTTGTCTTGCCAACTGGTAAAAAAGACCCTCTATTGGCCAGTATAGTCAAGAAAGCTCCTCCGCACATGCAAATGTTATGAAATTATCAGTTTACCATTCCAGTCCTGCAACAGCTCACTCCTGCAGCACAGTTAAATGCAGTCCCTCACACCCACTGCTGACTTTGCAAGTTTCTGAAGCACTCCAGTGTAAAAACACCTCTGTCATTCCTGCTGAAAGAGATGATCCTTCCTTTGCATTTGTAACACGTGTCATTTTGTTTTCACCTCCACTGGAACACCACCAGAAACAGACAAAGTCACAGAACAcaccagggttttttttgtgtagcTTATTTAATGGTTTCATTATGAGCACTATTTAGATCATCAGTTCAGCAATAAGGACTTCAGTAGCAGTTGGAGTTTCCGTGTGTCGTCTATTATATGTGCCCTTGGGTTCTGTCCCTTTTTAAAGTCTTGCTATTGTTTGTGCAAGAACTCACATCTACAGTATGTCTTGTCTGGCAGAGCCTATTTcctccacttttttttccccaccctccctccagTTCTTCTAGcttcccttcctcttgcccctccCATTTCTGGTAACATTAACAAGTGTTTTGAGGCAATTCTCCTTACTCGATTTCTTTAATATGAATTCTTATAGTATTGACCAATTcataggatgagagagagagaatggcaCATGGTTCTATTGTGTTCAATATTAAGTTCTTCTATACTAAGGCAACACCTGTTCactctttaattatttttttttgattTATAGATATCATGGTAACATTAccgaagaaaaacaaaaaatttcttaaaatgaaaataaatgccaATCTTggtcaaaggaaaaaaaaaagtgccaaaTTATCCAGTGTCAACTGtaaatttttaaaagacatttataTCAAATCATAGGCATCCTTCTAGACAAGGCAGGcattgaaaaaaatgaaagcaccATGCAGAAAAACGCTGACAATTCATTTGTTTCCCCATCCCAAAAATCATCTCAAGCATTCCTGTGCATATTCCTCCAGATATTTTTCCGTCAGAGTCTCACATCATTCTGAGTCACTGAAAACAAAGTCAAAGCACAGCTACTGCACTGGGCCATGCCCTGGGATAGCAGGGAGAGGTTGTTTTcacttttcctcatctcctgtCTGGAATGCAGAGTCATGCCAGAGGGCTATGCCATGGGCCTTGTCTCTTCCATGAAATCCATTCAGACTAAGACAGCAAAACAGTAAGCTGAGAAGGTACAAGACATTTCTTTGGGAAACTTCGGCATAACCAGATGGTGGAAGAActgacacacaaaaagaatATCTGAGCACTTGGCAGAAAGtgctggaagctgaggcacaagACAATTGGAAGACAATTAGCTGGACTCCGGAATGATTATAGGGTTtgagtggatttttttcccccctttgtttGATTTGAGCTGAGTTTTTTTAAACTAGGTAGTAAAAACATATTATTGCAGAAACAGAGCTACAAGATACAGGAGCTGAGCACAACAAAGAATTATGGATGCACATGAAGTCCAGCCTATCGTATTACCAGTGAAAAAGAGAACTGATATAGAAGCTTAATAACTGGTGCTAGATGGAGTTCCATCACTGACTCCACCTTTAAGAAAGCAGCTATGCATCTTGGGACACTTCCAACTCTGCTGAAAACCTTTTCATTACAGAGACACCTATATATAGGATAGTAAGTGCACTCTACAtctcaaaaaaaccaaccaaccaaacaaacaaaaaaaaacccacaaaaaaaaatcccacattaCTTTAGCTGTAGCTGTACTTTAGCTGTAGCTCAAGTACAGAATAACTTCCAGAGATTCTCCTGCACAGATCTTTTATCCAATTGCTTGCCAGTAAATCATACATGATGCTGTCTTAAACTGTTAAAATGTCTTAAGTCTCATTCACCTGTTAAAATACTATTTATGGTGGAGAACTAATAACCTGAGTACCAGCTtaccagagaaggaaaatttaaaaagccttttaaaGGTGTTTTAGAGCTTATCTCTAGTCATACTGTTTCTACCTACACTACATGGAAACAGAGAATAACATTAGTACAAGTAACTTATCTGCAACTGCTTATGCTCTCCAGTGCTCCACAAATCACTATCCCACATTAATCACAAGAATAtgttattattactttttaaaaatctccaACCATATTTAAGTTTGCCTGATTATCCTACACCTCAATATGGTGACGGTCAGCAATGGATAAAGGAAAACCAAGTCCCACATCATGAAGTGGAATTTCTAGGCAGTTTAGTCTTTCAATCTTGCACAGGGCTGTAGTGTCCATTACACGTACCTATCACCAGGGTATCTTACAGAGCTGTA is a window of Indicator indicator isolate 239-I01 chromosome 19, UM_Iind_1.1, whole genome shotgun sequence DNA encoding:
- the AKTIP gene encoding AKT-interacting protein isoform X2, whose protein sequence is MNPFWSMSTSSVRKRPDAEEKTLSGEVRTSPLRASSKKQLPSIPKNTVPITKPASPAASSQSTNGTHASYGPFYLEYSLLAEFTMVVKQKLPGVYVQPSYRSALMWFGVIFIRHGLYQDGVFKFTVYIPDNYPDGDCPRLVFDVPVFHPLVDPLSGELDVKRAFAKWRRNHNHIWQVLMYARRVFYKIDTTSPLNPEAAVLYEKDIQLFKSKVVDSVKLCSSHLFDQPKIEDPYAIIFSPWNPAIHDEAREKMLTQKKKPEDQHCKSTQVSGLSWVKPGSVQPFSKEDKTMPT
- the AKTIP gene encoding AKT-interacting protein isoform X1 encodes the protein MNPFWSMSTSSVRKRPDAEEKTLSGEVRTSPLRASSKKQLPSIPKNTVPITKPASPAASSQSTNGTHASYGPFYLEYSLLAEFTMVVKQKLPGVYVQPSYRSALMWFGVIFIRHGLYQDGVFKFTVYIPDNYPDGDCPRLVFDVPVFHPLVDPLSGELDVKRAFAKWRRNHNHIWQVLMYARRVFYKIDTTSPLNPEAAVLYEKDIQLFKSKVVDSVKLCSSHLFDQPKIEDPYAIIFSPWNPAIHDEAREKMLTQKKPEDQHCKSTQVSGLSWVKPGSVQPFSKEDKTMPT